A part of Paraliobacillus zengyii genomic DNA contains:
- a CDS encoding RDD family protein, which yields MEQEQVSIKTPEYVSLQFSIAGLGSRSAAFIIDQLFLFLLNGLIFLGLFFLLESDLDQDLILLFNGYETFIAVIIVIIFVLNTGYYLFLEYFWGGRTIGKKIIGLRVIQDNGHSITLLSSFIRNFLRIIDSLPAAYFVGMLLVFLHPKHKRLGDLAAGTIVVHENITKRKKKRKKSIEKIISARGLSKENLVLESWQQKALDQKDWHLIKTFCERYEGLPMHEKYQLTNQVATIIFPKIDRTVDNKDTVYIENTLFVLYLYMKDEWEFEL from the coding sequence ATGGAACAAGAACAAGTAAGTATAAAAACACCAGAATATGTTTCACTACAATTTTCAATCGCGGGATTAGGAAGTAGATCAGCAGCTTTTATAATAGATCAGTTATTTTTATTTCTATTGAATGGTTTAATCTTTCTAGGTTTATTTTTTTTGCTGGAATCTGATCTGGATCAAGATCTTATACTTTTATTTAATGGTTATGAAACATTCATTGCTGTTATAATCGTTATTATTTTTGTTTTAAACACGGGTTACTATTTATTTCTAGAATATTTTTGGGGCGGTCGTACGATAGGGAAAAAAATAATCGGCCTTCGAGTTATTCAAGACAATGGACACAGTATCACATTGCTTTCAAGTTTTATCCGAAATTTCCTGCGCATAATTGATTCGCTTCCAGCGGCTTATTTTGTTGGCATGTTACTCGTCTTTTTACATCCGAAACATAAACGGTTAGGTGATTTAGCTGCGGGTACAATTGTAGTTCATGAAAATATAACAAAACGTAAAAAGAAGAGAAAAAAATCGATTGAAAAGATAATATCTGCACGTGGTCTATCTAAAGAAAATCTTGTATTAGAAAGTTGGCAACAAAAAGCACTTGATCAAAAAGATTGGCATTTAATAAAGACCTTCTGTGAACGTTATGAAGGTTTGCCTATGCATGAAAAGTATCAACTTACCAACCAAGTGGCAACTATTATTTTCCCTAAAATAGATCGAACAGTTGATAACAAGGATACTGTTTATATAGAAAATACTTTATTTGTTTTATATCTATATATGAAAGACGAATGGGAATTTGAATTGTAA
- a CDS encoding PFL family protein, which yields MAIAFTEIQETIRMVQMESLDIRTVTMGISLRDCADSDFEKVKQNVYDKITSYADQLKPIAEQVEKEYGIPIINKRIAITPVAEILGKATVDQAVELAQTLDKAAKKLGVDFIGGYSALVHKGISKGDQTLLDALPRALSVTERVCASISIATTRTGINMDAVKQMGTIIKETAELTKDNSSIGCAKLVVFCNPVEDNPFMAGAFHGAGEGEAVLSVGVSGPGVVLNALKRFPNADLGEVADIIKKTAFKITRAGELLGRVVAERLNVPFGIMDLSLAPTNATNDSVAEILEEIGLESVGTHGTIAALALMNDAVKKGGAMASSYVGGLSGAFIPVSEDNGMIRGIENNSLSLSKLEAMTCVCSVGLDMIALTGDVTPETLSAIIADEAAIGMINKKTTAVRVIPVIGKTEGDVVEFGGLLGRAPVMGVNPFSSAKMIQRGGRIPAPLQALIN from the coding sequence ATGGCAATAGCTTTTACGGAAATCCAAGAAACAATTCGGATGGTACAAATGGAAAGTCTTGATATTAGAACCGTTACAATGGGGATTAGCCTGAGAGATTGTGCTGATTCAGACTTTGAAAAAGTAAAACAAAATGTATATGATAAGATCACTTCATATGCGGATCAACTAAAACCGATTGCAGAGCAAGTAGAAAAAGAATATGGTATTCCAATTATTAATAAGCGAATAGCTATTACACCTGTAGCTGAAATTTTAGGAAAAGCAACTGTTGATCAAGCAGTTGAATTAGCGCAAACGCTCGATAAAGCAGCCAAAAAATTGGGTGTCGATTTCATTGGTGGGTATTCTGCTTTAGTACATAAAGGCATTAGTAAAGGCGATCAGACACTGCTTGATGCACTTCCTAGAGCACTTAGTGTGACAGAACGTGTTTGTGCCTCCATATCCATCGCAACAACTCGAACAGGTATTAATATGGATGCTGTTAAACAAATGGGTACAATCATTAAAGAAACTGCTGAATTAACAAAAGACAATAGTAGTATCGGTTGTGCGAAGCTCGTTGTTTTCTGTAATCCAGTTGAAGATAATCCATTCATGGCTGGAGCATTTCATGGCGCCGGTGAAGGTGAAGCGGTATTAAGTGTAGGGGTAAGTGGTCCTGGCGTTGTTTTAAATGCATTGAAACGGTTTCCAAATGCTGATCTTGGTGAAGTTGCCGACATCATCAAAAAGACAGCATTTAAAATTACAAGAGCTGGTGAATTGTTAGGACGTGTTGTTGCCGAGCGACTAAATGTACCATTTGGTATTATGGATCTTTCATTAGCACCTACAAATGCTACAAACGATAGTGTAGCTGAAATTTTAGAAGAAATTGGTTTAGAAAGTGTTGGTACACATGGAACAATAGCGGCTTTAGCATTAATGAATGATGCAGTTAAAAAAGGTGGAGCAATGGCAAGTTCTTATGTCGGTGGATTAAGCGGTGCATTTATTCCTGTTAGTGAGGATAACGGTATGATTCGTGGAATTGAGAATAATTCCCTTAGTCTTTCTAAATTAGAGGCGATGACATGTGTCTGTTCCGTAGGCCTTGATATGATTGCACTTACTGGAGATGTAACACCAGAAACATTGTCAGCAATCATAGCAGATGAAGCAGCAATTGGCATGATCAATAAAAAAACGACAGCAGTTCGTGTCATTCCTGTAATTGGAAAAACAGAAGGAGACGTTGTTGAATTTGGTGGTCTACTAGGTCGTGCACCTGTTATGGGTGTCAATCCTTTCAGTTCCGCAAAAATGATTCAACGTGGTGGTAGAATTCCTGCTCCACTCCAAGCATTAATCAATTAA
- a CDS encoding DUF58 domain-containing protein — protein sequence MRLFKNWWARFLFQDRGILPTFKLLFITLIVATVITFSAIWQVSWIFIGIANGLFLLTTLIDLFFSPNRNQLEATRVIAQEMERYENQKITIKIDNQSKFSCNVRFVDGIPTSFQTIFPVDQSVVSGQNVIDYNVFPLVRGSYKIDKLYLRYKSLFGLWEKQKTFKLEETIKVIPNLSETKRYLASSQRYLLHEGLKVRKQKTGVGEFAKVRNYVVGDDPRKINWRQSAKLQEVMTNDYEPEHGKYVTILIDCGRMMGIELQHGNRLEKSIEAAITVAAAALKNGDYVAVVAFSKDIKAFVPADKGLAHLDVILKAIYHVQVDASESNYVNVLQYLQTVQKKRSLFLLFSDVRTFIHEDHTLLFVKQVRKRHLFMMIGIEDELLNRKVKAHPETAVIAMQKTVAQKNVQFKKQQMIKWENQGMIMLEAPEDRLAVTAVSHYIEQLNRGML from the coding sequence ATGAGATTATTCAAGAATTGGTGGGCTCGATTCCTGTTCCAAGATAGAGGCATTCTTCCAACGTTTAAACTGCTTTTCATTACACTTATTGTGGCAACAGTTATTACATTTTCAGCTATTTGGCAGGTATCTTGGATTTTTATTGGTATTGCTAACGGACTATTTCTGTTAACAACGTTGATTGATTTATTTTTCTCACCTAATCGAAACCAATTAGAAGCGACACGTGTCATTGCACAGGAAATGGAACGCTATGAAAATCAAAAAATAACGATTAAGATTGATAATCAAAGCAAGTTTTCTTGTAATGTACGTTTTGTTGATGGTATTCCAACATCTTTTCAAACAATTTTCCCGGTCGATCAATCAGTTGTTTCTGGTCAGAATGTTATAGATTATAACGTTTTTCCACTTGTAAGAGGAAGTTATAAAATTGATAAACTTTATCTGCGCTATAAAAGCTTATTTGGATTGTGGGAAAAACAAAAGACATTTAAACTTGAGGAAACAATCAAAGTCATACCGAATTTATCAGAAACAAAGCGATATCTAGCGAGTTCCCAACGCTATCTGTTGCATGAAGGGTTGAAAGTGCGTAAACAAAAAACCGGTGTCGGTGAATTTGCTAAAGTTAGAAATTACGTAGTAGGTGACGATCCAAGAAAGATTAATTGGAGGCAATCTGCTAAATTACAAGAAGTTATGACAAATGATTATGAGCCAGAACACGGAAAGTATGTAACAATTCTTATTGATTGTGGAAGAATGATGGGTATTGAGTTACAGCATGGTAATCGCTTAGAGAAGTCAATCGAAGCAGCGATTACTGTAGCTGCAGCAGCATTGAAGAATGGGGATTATGTAGCAGTTGTTGCTTTTTCAAAAGACATTAAAGCTTTTGTGCCAGCAGACAAAGGTTTGGCACATCTAGATGTTATCTTAAAAGCAATTTATCACGTTCAAGTAGATGCTAGTGAATCTAATTACGTAAATGTTTTACAATATTTGCAAACGGTTCAAAAGAAAAGAAGCTTGTTTCTATTATTTAGTGATGTTCGCACGTTCATCCATGAAGACCATACTTTATTGTTTGTTAAGCAAGTGCGAAAAAGGCATTTATTTATGATGATTGGTATTGAAGATGAGCTTTTAAATAGAAAGGTAAAAGCTCATCCGGAAACAGCTGTAATCGCAATGCAAAAAACGGTAGCACAGAAGAATGTACAATTCAAAAAACAACAAATGATTAAGTGGGAAAATCAAGGTATGATAATGCTAGAAGCCCCAGAAGACAGGTTAGCAGTTACAGCTGTTTCACATTATATTGAGCAATTAAATCGTGGTATGCTTTAG
- a CDS encoding carbohydrate-binding domain-containing protein: protein MSKISRYIKLFIISICAMVLFACSNDNTSETESSTETEVASAVVTENVSDLVSYDDDDYLTEWDEDDATYIELDGSEIQAEGDVIISDGSITIKTSGTYVVSGELTDGQIIVDAEDEGTVHLVLNGVNITDSNSAPIYVKQAQKTILTIQEGTENVVTDGTEYVYDDEEAEEPNAAIFSNDDLTINGTGTLSVQANFNNGITSKDELKIVEGTIDIVAADDGLMGRDLLAIKDGSFTIDAAGDGLKSTQDEDEEKGNIVIENGTFDVISGSDGIQAINSLYIVDGTYNFVSGEGSPDTIETGGGMEQAWGEEAATTTTETEEPSTKGIKATVDITIIGGTFTMDTLDDAVHSNGSVTIADGSFTIATGDDGVHADSTIDILNGTINITKSYEGIESNIITIEDGEINVVASDDGINIAGGDAAATVEGYSESEANGLNINGGFITVDAEGDGLDANGSIYMSAGTVIVNGSTNGGNGSLDYDGEFEITGGTLVASGSSAMALATSDSSTQNAIMMTYTETQVAGTTVHLEDESGNIIVTYTPSKDYQTVLISSKDLETDTSYTLYTGGSSTGTNIGGLITDGDNYQDGEEVVTFTPTETVQWIDESGTTTAGSTGGMGNMGGRGGAAGERPEGDFGVPPEDGMERGEMPEGGFNPNDTSETEENTES from the coding sequence ATGAGCAAAATATCTAGATACATTAAATTATTTATTATTTCAATATGTGCAATGGTTTTGTTTGCGTGTAGTAATGATAATACATCTGAAACGGAAAGTAGCACAGAAACAGAAGTTGCAAGTGCTGTTGTGACGGAAAACGTGAGTGATTTGGTTAGCTATGATGACGATGATTACTTAACTGAATGGGATGAGGATGACGCAACATATATCGAATTAGATGGTAGTGAAATCCAAGCAGAAGGCGATGTTATCATTTCAGATGGATCGATAACGATAAAAACATCTGGAACTTATGTAGTCAGTGGTGAGCTAACTGATGGACAGATCATTGTTGATGCAGAAGATGAGGGTACAGTTCACTTAGTGCTAAACGGTGTAAATATTACGGATTCCAATAGCGCACCTATTTATGTGAAGCAGGCACAAAAAACGATTCTAACCATTCAAGAAGGTACAGAAAATGTGGTGACTGATGGTACAGAATATGTTTATGATGATGAAGAAGCAGAAGAACCAAATGCTGCAATATTTAGTAACGATGATTTAACAATTAATGGTACTGGGACATTGTCGGTACAAGCTAATTTCAATAATGGTATTACGAGTAAGGATGAATTAAAAATTGTTGAAGGTACTATTGATATTGTAGCAGCAGATGATGGATTAATGGGAAGAGATCTATTAGCAATCAAGGATGGTAGTTTTACGATTGATGCTGCCGGTGATGGTCTAAAATCAACACAGGATGAAGATGAAGAAAAGGGTAATATTGTAATCGAAAATGGAACGTTTGATGTTATATCTGGTAGTGACGGTATTCAAGCAATCAATTCCCTCTATATTGTTGATGGTACCTATAATTTTGTTTCTGGTGAAGGTAGCCCAGATACAATTGAAACAGGTGGCGGTATGGAACAAGCTTGGGGTGAAGAGGCAGCAACTACAACAACAGAAACAGAAGAACCAAGTACAAAAGGTATTAAAGCAACGGTTGATATTACAATAATTGGCGGAACATTTACAATGGATACACTAGATGATGCTGTGCATAGTAATGGAAGTGTTACGATCGCGGACGGTTCGTTTACTATTGCAACTGGCGATGACGGGGTGCATGCTGACTCAACAATTGACATATTAAATGGAACGATAAATATTACAAAAAGTTATGAAGGCATTGAGAGCAATATTATAACCATAGAAGATGGCGAAATTAACGTGGTAGCAAGTGATGATGGAATTAACATTGCTGGCGGTGACGCTGCAGCAACAGTAGAAGGTTACTCTGAATCAGAGGCTAATGGTTTAAATATCAATGGTGGATTTATAACAGTAGATGCTGAAGGTGATGGTTTAGATGCCAATGGATCCATTTATATGTCTGCTGGAACGGTGATCGTTAACGGTTCAACTAATGGTGGGAATGGTTCGCTTGATTATGATGGAGAATTTGAAATAACTGGTGGAACTCTCGTTGCAAGTGGTAGCTCGGCTATGGCGTTAGCAACTTCTGACTCATCCACGCAGAATGCGATAATGATGACTTATACGGAAACACAAGTTGCTGGTACAACAGTACATTTAGAGGATGAATCTGGAAATATAATCGTAACGTACACACCAAGTAAGGATTACCAAACTGTACTCATTAGCAGTAAAGATCTAGAGACAGACACAAGTTATACTTTATATACTGGTGGCTCCTCGACGGGTACTAATATTGGCGGTTTGATAACTGATGGTGATAACTATCAAGATGGTGAAGAGGTTGTAACTTTCACCCCAACAGAGACGGTTCAATGGATTGATGAATCGGGTACGACAACTGCTGGAAGCACTGGTGGTATGGGTAATATGGGCGGTAGGGGAGGAGCCGCCGGAGAGAGACCAGAAGGAGATTTTGGTGTGCCCCCTGAAGATGGAATGGAAAGAGGAGAAATGCCAGAAGGTGGATTTAATCCAAATGACACCAGTGAAACGGAAGAGAATACAGAAAGTTAA
- a CDS encoding CPBP family intramembrane glutamic endopeptidase, with amino-acid sequence MERNKSIISIFILVILGCLIMAWIDSVLSPIYAIKSAIKLILFFLIPASYALIDKNTSFCKLFQLKKGQTLFPILLAIGVYCFIFGSYLLIGPYFDFSNITATLENNIGVSKSNFIFVALYISIINSLLEEFFFRGFAFLSLKGVTSRKVAYVFSAGAFSLYHVSIMTSWFSPLLFILIIISLFIAGLLFNWVNEKSKTIYPSWMIHLSANLAINTIGFILFGII; translated from the coding sequence ATGGAAAGAAATAAAAGCATAATTTCCATATTCATTCTTGTTATTCTAGGCTGTTTAATAATGGCTTGGATAGATAGTGTTCTATCACCTATTTACGCAATAAAATCTGCTATTAAACTTATTCTATTTTTTCTTATCCCTGCCAGTTATGCGTTAATTGATAAAAATACATCTTTTTGCAAGCTGTTTCAGTTAAAGAAGGGACAGACACTATTCCCGATACTATTAGCAATAGGAGTTTATTGTTTTATTTTCGGAAGCTATTTACTCATCGGTCCTTATTTTGATTTTTCAAATATAACTGCAACCTTAGAGAACAACATTGGCGTATCAAAATCGAATTTTATTTTTGTTGCCCTTTACATATCTATTATTAATTCACTTTTAGAAGAATTTTTCTTTCGAGGGTTTGCTTTTTTATCACTTAAAGGTGTTACTAGTAGAAAGGTTGCTTACGTATTTAGTGCTGGAGCATTCTCTCTATATCACGTTTCCATAATGACAAGCTGGTTCTCCCCTTTGTTATTTATCTTGATAATTATTAGTTTATTTATTGCAGGATTACTATTCAATTGGGTAAATGAAAAAAGCAAGACTATCTATCCTTCATGGATGATTCACTTAAGTGCTAACTTAGCCATTAATACAATTGGTTTTATCTTGTTTGGGATTATTTAA
- a CDS encoding DUF4350 domain-containing protein has protein sequence MPQGYTQRNIWIWLVSLLVLFILLSFFLFKEGPEEYPAYISESPAPMGTKAFYTYLNQEGFDAERWINSPESLAQTEENELLFMIAPPLFADEVEQESYQTYMEAGNTIVLLRQNPDGMFDLDTSYIEGELTEESTTLNGIGTYEALLQSPFRVKTKDDDNVLLMDEEGEAIAIERDYGKGKLIVITEPNWLTNETITENEHVDIVLNLVDVSTYSSIKFDEYVHGAGERISIFTLYPRWLLTFTVELIILTLLWLWLKGKRFGPVIEPREATVRFSDERLKALAIWYIKGKRYQDALSVQASYNKQLLQERYGIPYRKSWEDSIDAIHRALTDMSRKEIETYINGLNEILVKEKITKQEFVAWSQKNDRIRKEVEEG, from the coding sequence ATGCCACAAGGGTATACACAACGGAATATTTGGATTTGGCTTGTTAGTCTGCTCGTTCTTTTTATTCTATTAAGTTTCTTTTTATTTAAAGAAGGTCCAGAAGAATATCCGGCTTATATTTCTGAGTCGCCAGCTCCAATGGGAACAAAAGCATTTTATACGTACTTGAACCAAGAGGGGTTCGATGCAGAACGTTGGATAAATTCACCAGAATCGCTTGCGCAAACTGAAGAAAACGAGCTTTTATTTATGATAGCCCCCCCTTTGTTTGCTGATGAAGTAGAACAGGAAAGCTATCAGACATATATGGAGGCTGGTAATACGATTGTTTTGTTAAGACAAAATCCAGATGGTATGTTTGATCTTGATACATCTTACATAGAAGGTGAATTAACGGAGGAATCTACAACACTTAATGGTATTGGAACATACGAAGCGCTTCTGCAGTCTCCTTTTAGAGTGAAAACAAAAGACGATGATAATGTGTTACTAATGGATGAGGAAGGCGAAGCAATCGCTATTGAACGCGATTATGGTAAAGGTAAATTAATTGTTATTACAGAACCTAATTGGTTAACGAATGAAACAATAACAGAGAACGAACATGTTGATATCGTGTTAAATCTTGTTGATGTTTCTACTTATTCATCAATTAAATTTGATGAGTATGTTCATGGAGCAGGAGAACGAATTTCTATCTTCACATTATATCCTCGTTGGCTTTTAACTTTTACAGTTGAATTAATCATATTGACCCTTTTATGGTTATGGTTAAAAGGTAAACGCTTTGGTCCAGTCATCGAGCCACGTGAAGCGACTGTGCGTTTTAGTGATGAGCGTCTAAAAGCGTTAGCGATTTGGTACATCAAAGGAAAAAGGTATCAAGATGCATTAAGCGTTCAAGCAAGTTACAATAAACAATTGCTACAAGAGAGATATGGAATCCCTTATCGAAAAAGTTGGGAAGATAGTATAGATGCGATTCATCGAGCCTTAACAGATATGTCTAGAAAAGAAATAGAAACGTATATTAACGGATTAAATGAAATCTTGGTAAAAGAGAAAATAACGAAACAAGAGTTTGTAGCTTGGTCTCAAAAAAACGATCGCATACGGAAAGAGGTGGAGGAAGGATGA
- a CDS encoding DUF4129 domain-containing protein codes for MTNMKQAKDSIEEILSQQEYQVYYEDNRNFIQVLWDEIKDWIEELLSNWFSTLQPTSSIGDALIILALLVVVILVLLVIFLLSRNWVRKKRLNYRQPLHQLNEKNWLSHDHLKEANRLEQKKAYSEATRHLFLTFLLVLHEKEWLQARMWKTNWEYHDELRLIKSDLADDFYQLALFFEEVTYGEYNIEEKDYQIYREQIEKWLAELKSINSSIEREEG; via the coding sequence ATGACAAATATGAAACAAGCTAAAGATTCGATAGAAGAGATTTTGAGCCAACAAGAATATCAAGTTTATTATGAGGACAATAGGAATTTTATTCAAGTTTTGTGGGATGAAATTAAAGATTGGATTGAAGAGTTATTATCAAATTGGTTTTCAACCCTTCAGCCTACAAGCAGTATTGGTGATGCACTCATAATATTAGCATTACTTGTTGTTGTCATTCTTGTGTTGTTAGTTATCTTCTTATTAAGTCGAAATTGGGTTAGAAAGAAACGTTTAAACTACCGTCAACCACTACATCAGTTAAATGAGAAAAATTGGTTAAGTCATGATCATTTAAAGGAAGCGAATCGATTAGAGCAGAAAAAAGCATATAGTGAAGCGACACGTCACCTTTTTTTAACCTTTCTCTTGGTATTACATGAGAAAGAATGGTTGCAAGCCCGGATGTGGAAGACGAATTGGGAATATCACGATGAATTAAGACTGATCAAAAGTGATCTTGCAGATGATTTCTATCAGTTAGCTCTGTTCTTTGAAGAGGTAACATATGGAGAATATAATATTGAAGAAAAGGATTATCAGATCTATCGTGAACAAATTGAAAAATGGTTAGCCGAACTAAAGTCTATTAATTCATCAATAGAAAGAGAAGAGGGGTGA
- a CDS encoding DMT family transporter: MQSKLIYYIGLILVAIIWGVNFGISRWAMDIFPAEIFVLLRFGLALPFLFIILKLTEGSVGVMKKDLIKIAIIGFIGVTTLELLLMYSIKYTTLANASLLNVAPWPIFAALFAPLFTREKMTVRLAIGGFVALIGVSLIILGGKAGFDLSSEYMFGNLLALFISLIGALFNLACMPLMIKYSPMRVTTWYILFGSLFLIPFTIGRWDSIPWGELSPITFGAIIYNVLFCTVFAFVIWNLSMKNVGATKSNFFRYFVPASATTTGVLFFNEIISTTQIVGGFVIVLGLVWIATEPKIGSIPPIK, translated from the coding sequence GTGCAATCAAAACTAATTTATTACATAGGACTTATTTTAGTAGCTATTATTTGGGGAGTTAATTTCGGTATCTCACGCTGGGCAATGGATATTTTTCCTGCAGAGATTTTTGTACTGTTACGTTTTGGATTAGCACTGCCTTTTTTATTTATAATTCTAAAACTTACTGAAGGCAGTGTAGGTGTAATGAAGAAAGATCTTATAAAAATCGCGATTATTGGGTTTATTGGCGTAACTACTCTCGAATTACTTCTAATGTATTCGATTAAATATACGACCCTTGCTAATGCTTCCTTATTAAATGTGGCACCTTGGCCTATTTTCGCAGCTCTGTTTGCACCCTTATTTACTCGAGAAAAAATGACAGTGCGTTTAGCAATTGGTGGCTTTGTTGCTCTAATAGGTGTCTCACTTATTATTTTGGGTGGAAAGGCTGGTTTTGACTTAAGTTCAGAATATATGTTTGGGAATCTACTTGCTCTATTTATTAGTTTGATAGGTGCGTTATTTAATTTAGCTTGTATGCCTCTAATGATTAAGTACTCCCCAATGCGTGTAACAACTTGGTATATATTGTTTGGCTCGTTATTTTTAATCCCATTTACAATTGGTCGATGGGATAGCATCCCGTGGGGTGAACTCTCACCTATAACTTTTGGTGCAATAATTTATAATGTCCTTTTTTGTACGGTTTTTGCCTTTGTAATTTGGAATCTTTCCATGAAAAACGTTGGCGCTACAAAATCGAATTTCTTTCGGTATTTTGTCCCTGCATCCGCTACTACTACAGGTGTTTTATTCTTTAATGAAATTATATCAACTACACAGATCGTTGGTGGTTTTGTTATTGTATTAGGCTTAGTATGGATAGCAACAGAACCGAAAATAGGCAGTATTCCTCCAATAAAATAA
- a CDS encoding AAA family ATPase — translation MREQLTSLLEQYEARIIGQKTNLRLLLTALLAGGHVLIEGVPGTGKTQMVKTLAKLVGGDFNRIQFTPDLLPSDITGSTIYNMKESTFQTLKGPIFTNVLLADEINRTPAKTQAALLEAMEEQQVTIQGETYPLSDMFFVAATQNPIEFEGTYPLPEAQQDRFLFKLLIDFPSLEDETNVLKQVIEAQIEPEVESSIFTPESLQKVKQEVRKIVIQDSIADYIMRVVRKTREVEAIQFGASTRAAIAIGKTAQAWAYLAGRDYVTPDDVKILARPSLRHRVQLSPYAELEGTNLDEIIQELVGSIPVPR, via the coding sequence ATGAGAGAACAATTAACATCCTTATTAGAACAATATGAAGCTCGAATTATTGGGCAAAAAACAAATCTTCGACTATTACTAACAGCATTACTAGCTGGTGGTCATGTATTAATCGAGGGTGTTCCTGGAACAGGAAAAACACAAATGGTAAAAACGTTAGCTAAGCTTGTTGGGGGAGACTTTAACCGAATTCAGTTTACGCCAGACCTTCTTCCAAGTGATATAACTGGGAGTACTATTTATAATATGAAAGAAAGTACATTTCAAACGTTAAAGGGTCCTATATTTACAAATGTATTGTTGGCTGATGAGATAAACCGGACACCAGCAAAAACGCAAGCTGCTCTTTTAGAAGCAATGGAAGAACAACAAGTTACTATCCAGGGCGAAACCTATCCTTTGTCAGACATGTTTTTTGTTGCAGCTACCCAAAATCCAATTGAGTTTGAAGGGACATACCCTCTTCCAGAAGCACAACAAGACCGATTTTTATTTAAGTTATTAATTGATTTTCCAAGCTTAGAAGATGAAACAAATGTATTAAAACAGGTGATTGAAGCCCAAATAGAACCTGAAGTGGAATCGTCTATATTTACCCCTGAATCTTTACAAAAGGTAAAACAAGAAGTGAGAAAAATTGTTATACAAGACAGCATTGCTGATTATATTATGCGAGTTGTCCGAAAAACAAGAGAAGTGGAAGCAATTCAATTTGGGGCAAGTACACGTGCTGCTATTGCAATTGGTAAAACAGCACAAGCTTGGGCTTATTTAGCTGGAAGGGATTATGTAACACCGGATGATGTTAAGATTTTGGCGCGCCCAAGTTTACGTCATCGTGTACAATTATCTCCTTATGCAGAATTGGAGGGAACGAACCTTGATGAGATTATTCAAGAATTGGTGGGCTCGATTCCTGTTCCAAGATAG
- a CDS encoding stage II sporulation protein M: MQLKQFIQQHRKDWQELEQLTSDLQKRNQITSTTIDKFDHLYQKAAQNLSYCQTYYPNEEVTGYLNGMVSKAHNVLYQKQQSSWKQLHYFFSTKFVGLLLDQWKPIVIAMLLFFFGGLASFLSVLDNPLHINGILPNDMAQSIADPSELEENAGSVNASLMSAEIMTNNIRVAILAFAGGITFGLLTIYLLIYNGVIIGALAALFWNSGNSYIFWAYIVPHGIIELLAIFIAGGAGLLMGYKLFVPGNLSRLYQLKIQTIRSVQLLLGTIPIFILAGIIEGFITPADLSLEIKYVVALLTLIGFILYMVVGHFFLQKRPT, translated from the coding sequence ATGCAATTAAAACAATTTATTCAGCAGCATCGTAAAGATTGGCAAGAACTTGAGCAATTAACTAGTGATTTACAAAAAAGAAACCAAATTACAAGTACTACTATTGATAAATTTGATCATCTTTATCAAAAAGCTGCACAAAATCTATCGTATTGTCAAACTTATTATCCAAATGAAGAAGTAACAGGTTATCTAAATGGAATGGTTTCTAAAGCACACAACGTTCTGTATCAGAAGCAACAATCTTCTTGGAAGCAGTTACACTATTTCTTCAGTACAAAGTTTGTCGGTTTGCTACTTGATCAATGGAAACCCATTGTTATCGCAATGTTGTTATTCTTTTTTGGAGGATTAGCTAGCTTTTTATCTGTTTTGGATAATCCCTTACATATAAACGGTATTCTACCTAATGATATGGCACAAAGTATTGCTGATCCGAGTGAGTTAGAAGAAAATGCAGGTTCAGTAAATGCTTCATTAATGTCAGCAGAGATTATGACAAATAATATTCGCGTCGCTATTCTCGCCTTTGCTGGTGGTATCACTTTTGGTCTTTTAACCATTTATCTCTTAATATATAATGGCGTTATTATTGGTGCACTTGCTGCCTTGTTTTGGAATTCAGGTAATTCATATATATTTTGGGCATATATTGTTCCACATGGCATCATTGAATTACTAGCGATTTTTATCGCCGGTGGAGCAGGCTTATTAATGGGCTATAAATTATTTGTGCCCGGTAATTTATCAAGACTCTATCAATTGAAGATTCAAACAATTCGCTCTGTACAACTTTTACTCGGTACAATCCCAATTTTTATTCTTGCTGGTATTATTGAAGGATTTATAACACCTGCTGATTTATCACTTGAGATAAAATATGTAGTTGCACTTTTAACACTAATTGGTTTTATTCTATATATGGTGGTTGGGCACTTCTTTTTACAGAAGCGCCCAACCTAA